A part of Streptomyces sp. NBC_01235 genomic DNA contains:
- a CDS encoding CynX/NimT family MFS transporter, with product MSPPLRTPGAGEPPRTATRAWTTRLLVVGIVLAALNLRPAITSLGALLEEVRDGLGMSGGVAGLLTSVPPLCFAVFGVTAPRLARRFGPGAVVCAGMAAITAGLLVRPYAGGTAGFLAASALALMGIAVSNVLMPVIVKRHFPDRVGSMTGLYSMALALGTSAAAAVTVPMTEALGGSWRTGLAVWAGLAAVAFLPWLLLVRDRGTAADGAGTAGERRELGGRRELGERRELGGRRERAARPDPQAHALVRRPSAPLRITRSRTAWALAVFFGLQATAAYITMGWMPQIFRDAGVPASTAGLLLAVTMAMGVPLAFVIPRVATRLPQQGPIVVALGVCGLVGYAGLYLAPAAGAWAWALLLGVANCAFPLALTMVGMRTRTGAGVAQLSAFAQSTGYLISIPGPLLVGVLYQHSGGWGLPLALMAALMVPQTVVGVLAGRDRTVEAEAAR from the coding sequence ATGTCCCCGCCCCTCCGTACGCCGGGGGCGGGCGAGCCCCCGCGAACGGCCACGCGCGCGTGGACGACACGGCTGCTCGTGGTCGGCATCGTGCTGGCCGCCCTCAATCTCCGGCCCGCCATCACCAGCCTCGGCGCCCTCCTCGAAGAGGTCCGCGACGGACTCGGCATGAGCGGCGGCGTGGCCGGGCTCCTCACGTCCGTGCCCCCGCTCTGCTTCGCCGTCTTCGGTGTGACGGCCCCCCGTCTCGCCCGCCGCTTCGGGCCGGGCGCGGTGGTGTGCGCGGGCATGGCCGCCATCACGGCGGGACTGCTCGTGCGCCCCTATGCGGGCGGCACGGCCGGCTTCCTCGCCGCCAGCGCCCTCGCCCTCATGGGCATCGCCGTCAGCAACGTCCTGATGCCGGTCATCGTCAAGCGCCACTTCCCCGACCGCGTCGGCTCCATGACCGGCCTGTACTCGATGGCCCTCGCCCTCGGCACCTCAGCCGCCGCCGCGGTCACCGTGCCCATGACCGAGGCGCTGGGCGGCAGTTGGCGGACCGGGCTCGCGGTGTGGGCGGGCCTGGCGGCGGTGGCCTTCCTGCCGTGGCTGCTGCTCGTACGGGACCGGGGGACGGCGGCCGACGGCGCGGGGACGGCAGGGGAGCGGCGGGAGCTCGGGGGGCGGCGGGAGCTCGGGGAGCGGCGGGAGCTCGGGGGGCGGCGGGAGCGGGCGGCGCGGCCGGACCCGCAGGCCCACGCGCTCGTGCGCCGGCCGTCGGCCCCGCTGCGTATCACCCGCAGCCGTACGGCCTGGGCGCTCGCCGTCTTCTTCGGCCTCCAGGCCACCGCCGCCTACATCACCATGGGCTGGATGCCGCAGATCTTCCGGGACGCGGGCGTGCCCGCGAGCACGGCCGGACTGCTCCTCGCCGTGACGATGGCGATGGGCGTGCCCCTGGCCTTCGTCATCCCGCGCGTCGCCACCCGGCTGCCGCAGCAGGGCCCGATCGTGGTCGCGCTCGGAGTCTGCGGACTCGTCGGATACGCCGGCCTGTACCTCGCGCCCGCCGCGGGCGCCTGGGCGTGGGCCCTGCTGCTGGGCGTCGCCAACTGCGCCTTCCCGCTGGCCCTCACGATGGTCGGGATGCGCACCAGGACCGGCGCGGGCGTGGCCCAGCTGTCGGCCTTCGCGCAGAGCACCGGCTACCTGATCTCCATCCCCGGGCCGCTCCTGGTGGGGGTGCTCTACCAGCACAGCGGCGGCTGGGGGCTGCCCCTCGCCCTGATGGCGGCCCTGATGGTCCCGCAGACGGTCGTGGGCGTCCTGGCCGGCCGTGACCGCACCGTGGAGGCGGAAGCCGCCCGCTGA
- the fabG gene encoding 3-oxoacyl-[acyl-carrier-protein] reductase codes for MSRSVLVTGGNRGIGLAIARAFADAGDKVAITYRSGEPPAGFLAVKCDITDSEQVEQAYKEIEAEHGPVEVLIANAGVTKDQLLMRMSEEDFTSVIDTNLTGTFRVVKRANRGMLRAKKGRVVLISSVVGLYGSPGQANYAASKAALVGFARSLARELGSRNITFNVVAPGFVDTDMTKVLTDEQRAGIVSQVPLGRYAQPEEIAAAVRFLASDDASYITGAVIPVDGGLGMGH; via the coding sequence TTGAGCCGCTCGGTTCTCGTCACCGGAGGAAACCGGGGCATCGGCCTCGCCATCGCCCGCGCGTTCGCCGACGCCGGCGACAAGGTCGCCATCACGTACCGCTCGGGTGAGCCGCCGGCCGGCTTCCTGGCGGTCAAGTGCGACATCACCGACTCCGAGCAGGTGGAGCAGGCCTACAAGGAGATCGAGGCCGAGCACGGCCCCGTCGAGGTCCTGATCGCCAACGCCGGCGTCACCAAGGACCAGCTCTTGATGCGCATGTCCGAGGAGGACTTCACCTCGGTCATCGACACCAACCTCACCGGCACCTTCCGGGTGGTCAAGCGTGCCAACCGCGGCATGCTGCGCGCCAAGAAGGGCCGGGTCGTCCTGATCTCGTCGGTCGTGGGGCTCTACGGCTCGCCCGGGCAGGCGAACTACGCCGCCTCCAAGGCCGCCCTTGTCGGCTTCGCGCGTTCCCTCGCCCGTGAGCTGGGATCCCGCAACATCACCTTCAACGTCGTCGCGCCCGGCTTCGTCGACACCGACATGACCAAGGTGCTCACCGACGAGCAGCGCGCGGGCATCGTCTCGCAGGTCCCGCTCGGCCGGTACGCACAGCCCGAGGAGATCGCCGCGGCGGTGCGGTTCCTCGCGTCGGACGACGCCTCGTACATCACTGGAGCCGTCATCCCCGTTGACGGCGGACTGGGAATGGGTCACTGA
- the fabI gene encoding enoyl-ACP reductase FabI produces MSGILEGKRVLITGVLMESSIAFHTAKLAQEQGAEIILTAFPRPTLTERIARKLPKPTKVIELDVTNEEHLARLADVVGEELGGLDGVVHSIGFAPQDALGGNFLNTPFESVATAMHVSAFSLKSLTMACLPLMQNGGSVVGLTFDASFAWPQYDWMGPAKAALEATSRYMARDLGKQNIRCNLVSAGPIGSMAAKSIPGFDELAAVWDNRAPLEWDLKDPEPAGRGVVALLSDWFPKTTGEIIHVDGGLHAVGA; encoded by the coding sequence ATGAGCGGAATTCTCGAGGGCAAGCGCGTCCTGATCACCGGTGTGCTGATGGAGTCCTCCATCGCCTTCCACACCGCCAAGCTGGCCCAGGAGCAGGGCGCCGAGATCATCCTGACCGCGTTCCCGCGGCCCACGCTGACCGAGCGCATCGCCAGGAAGCTGCCGAAGCCCACCAAGGTCATCGAGCTCGACGTGACGAACGAAGAGCACCTCGCCCGCCTGGCCGACGTCGTCGGCGAGGAGCTCGGCGGCCTCGACGGCGTCGTGCACTCCATCGGCTTCGCCCCGCAGGACGCCCTGGGCGGCAACTTCCTCAACACGCCCTTCGAGTCGGTCGCCACGGCCATGCACGTCTCGGCGTTCTCCCTGAAGTCGCTCACCATGGCCTGCCTGCCGCTGATGCAGAACGGCGGCTCGGTCGTCGGCCTCACCTTCGACGCCTCGTTCGCCTGGCCGCAGTACGACTGGATGGGCCCTGCCAAGGCGGCCCTGGAGGCCACCAGCCGCTACATGGCGCGTGACCTGGGCAAGCAGAACATCCGCTGCAACCTCGTCTCCGCGGGCCCGATCGGCTCCATGGCCGCGAAGTCCATCCCGGGCTTCGACGAGCTGGCCGCCGTCTGGGACAACCGCGCCCCGCTGGAGTGGGACCTCAAGGACCCCGAGCCGGCCGGCCGCGGTGTCGTCGCCCTGCTGAGCGACTGGTTCCCGAAGACCACCGGCGAGATCATCCACGTGGACGGCGGTCTGCACGCCGTCGGAGCGTGA
- a CDS encoding FadR/GntR family transcriptional regulator — MPLSHPRRSALSEQVIAALRTQITSGEWPVGSRIPTEPELVEQLGVARNTVREAVRALAHNGLLDIRQGSGTYVVATSELAGVMHRRFADADPRHIAELRSNLESGAARLAAERRTEKDLKQLDALLLRREEAWESGDAEAFVTADATFHLAVVAASHNDVMTAMYADLGEVLRDWLREDVGEELTPETYMDHTRLVDAVRAGDAEAAAVAAAGYPLVCRPGRVSPSGG; from the coding sequence ATGCCCCTGAGCCATCCCCGTCGCTCGGCGCTCTCCGAGCAGGTCATCGCCGCGCTGCGCACCCAGATCACCTCGGGTGAGTGGCCGGTCGGCTCGCGCATCCCCACGGAGCCCGAGCTGGTCGAGCAGCTGGGCGTCGCGCGCAACACCGTCCGCGAGGCCGTCCGCGCGCTCGCCCACAACGGGTTGCTGGACATCCGGCAGGGCTCGGGCACCTACGTCGTGGCGACCAGCGAGCTGGCGGGCGTGATGCACCGCCGCTTCGCCGACGCCGACCCCCGGCACATCGCCGAGCTGCGCTCCAACCTGGAGTCGGGCGCGGCGAGGCTGGCGGCCGAGCGGCGTACGGAGAAGGACCTCAAGCAGCTCGACGCGCTGCTGCTGCGGCGCGAGGAGGCGTGGGAGTCCGGCGACGCGGAGGCGTTCGTGACGGCCGACGCGACCTTCCACCTGGCGGTGGTGGCGGCCTCCCACAACGACGTCATGACCGCGATGTACGCGGACCTCGGCGAGGTGCTGCGGGACTGGCTGCGCGAGGACGTCGGCGAGGAGCTGACGCCGGAGACGTACATGGACCACACGCGACTGGTGGACGCGGTCCGCGCGGGCGACGCGGAGGCGGCGGCCGTCGCGGCGGCGGGCTATCCGCTGGTGTGCCGGCCCGGGCGGGTCAGCCCCTCTGGTGGCTGA
- a CDS encoding SGM_5486 family transporter-associated protein produces the protein MPLLDPNPQNGQKKMLLVFGSFLAIFVIIAVIATIASP, from the coding sequence ATGCCCTTGCTCGACCCGAATCCGCAGAACGGCCAGAAGAAGATGCTGCTCGTCTTCGGCTCGTTCCTGGCCATCTTCGTGATCATCGCCGTCATCGCGACCATCGCCTCACCCTGA